TGGAGTGTTTGTGTTTCAtattacatgtgtatgtgtgttaatTACACGTCCCATTaagccactccaagaaaatcattgtttcccatttcccgcccacatgcagattctcttcccacatggtcattcattattgctgtcaactaaatgttttattaattatttatcctgtgattgcatagcagtaactagtttagcattcagaaagctcatttagctagcttttcactgttcaagtttttactttaaatatttctactgtattctttagtttatgaatttcaaaaatttgtgGAAAATCTattaatgaataatgaaccgcccgcctacatgtatttttgaggtcaatgaaatgggaaacaaggaattttctttgAGTGGCCTTATACAATGGTTTGGGATGTATATAAGTTGTAGCTATGATTTATATAGAAGTGCACACCACAAACatgttatttttacttttataaTAACTAGCATGTCAAATCAAAACTTGCTATTGAGAATTGTAAACCGAAGTGgtctaaaatataattttgcatAACATCAAGTTCTACTATTAGATCTTATGAATTGTGTACTAAAACAGCTTAAAATCAACTTCATGTCATTTTGGTATTCATAGCTTAGTTAAATCAGTTGGTTGAAAAACCTTGTCAACTGCCAtcatattatttattttatttttcaaaaatgtgtagcctcagtttgaggattaacgcacatatgaaacatgcatacaatatgattgattatgagattactgattggtaggggaaagtaataatagtttcagttggtacttaaaaatttgtaatgattgttatTGGATTAGGTAGaacaacaatcattattaaCATATCTTGTCCTATGTAAAATACATGATTTTATACTAactacaaaaaacaaaaaaaacaaaaacagtcATTAGCATGCAGCACATTATACAAAAATTTAATCCCTTGAATTGCTCTACGTATATACAGTTCCACCCAAAGTAATGctctattgttaccatagtaacatttATTTGCTAttgattacaacataatatACGCCCCATGCAATTTCCTATTGATAATTTAATTACTCAGGTGGGAAAACCCCAAAAAGCAAGCTGTTACCATCAACTGAATTTGctaaacttggtatcattctacgtgTTAACACTTGCTGATTAAGAACACGTCCAAAGTAAATACCTAACCAATTATTATACCGAGTTACATTGTAAAACATgtggaaaaaaaaaacagggtTTTCCCTGCTGTTTTGTTATGTATTTGAACACATAATTTGGCAACACAAGGCTCTATCCTGCCTTTTCTCTTTGATCACTTCACAAACTCCTATAGATCACTTAATTTGCCATTGATCAAGCATTCTGATGAGCCATACCAGATCTCCGTAAATTAAAGTATGCAGAAGTTATGGTGCCGTGTATAATAGACGGTGTCATTTATGTATTTTTTTACGTTACAGATTTTTACAATGTGCAGTTAagttgacaaatgttttgatatgttgacacactcactcactcactcactcactcactcactcactcactcactcactcactcactcactcactcactcactcacacacacacacacacacacacacacacacacacacacacacacacacacacacacacacacacacacacacacacacacacacattcggttatctatagctatagctaatttgATGAGATATATAAAACGTATGGAGTCAAGTAGTTGTAATGCTCCTTTACCCTTTAGACTAGGTAGGCATGACTAATAAATAGACTGGAAAATAGACTTGATAAAGTACTGTGGAAAACTTGCCTAAAATATCCTACTGCCTGAAAACCTAATTACTTGATTACAATTTTGTAAGCTTGCGTTATAATCTTGTAAGCTTGCATTGTAATCTTGAAGGCCATATAATATCTGTAAATTTTTGTATGTTATCTAAATTATTTTTAGCATGCTAAATAGTACTGCCTTCCTTCCCTTTTTATGCAAAAGGGATGGTATGCCTGTGGCCAGGCTTCGTCATAAGGTTTGCATGGTAGGTAACATGCAAGACCACCACTttattgcaattggtattgTGGAAGCATTGTCTGTCTTATTTGTTATACTTGCCAGTGTAGTACTGCTATTCTGCTACTGAGACAATCAAGGAGCTACATGTATTTCGTTGATTTAGCTTCAATATTTTATTGAATTACACAATCTTTGCTGAATCTTTAAATTGTACAATCTTGTACATTGAGTTTTGGACCCATTCTAAAGCGATATCAAACACTACAATATTAATGGCTTTAAACACTCAAGTATTATTATTAAGTAGTAAATCCTTTTTTCTGCATTAAATGTATGCTTACCAcgttgtggttgtaaacaagcCAAAATACAAGTTTTAAGATGCTGTTACTTTCAGAAAATTAGTCGTACCAGTTTTATAGGTTATGGGTGGTAATGTATTGGTCTAGTGCTGCCGCCCCCTTGCATAATATGAAAGGTTGGGCCTAAGGAGAAGCTTTGATGCAAGACTACCTTGTAGGTTGTCAAAGCTGGCTGCTGCTGCAAAAAAACTGTGTTATCTTTTTTATTATATGGGATTGCAAACAATAATAGTAGAACTTAATATCGGCTGAAAGATTGCTTTTAGAGGCTTGTGCCGGACCAATAATATGGTTTTGGGTTGCTATTGTATAATCTATGTTGCTAAATTGATGCTTTAGGCCAGCCCAGCATATCCTGATTTCCATTTTGGTCtgtgtcttgtttcatcaatgTGATTTACCCACATGGTATAGTAGATGTCATCATAAAGAGTACTTTTTGTTGTAGGACTAAAACATAGCTTTATACAGATTGGTGATAATGGTGTAGTGACTGTTGGTAGAGATGTCAACACTTATTATGATCCAGTTCATGGGATAACATTACATGTTCCAGAAGATTCTCTTCCTCAACATGTGGAGAAGGTTGAGGTGACCATCAAAGTTGGATTTACTGAACATCAACTTGACAGTGACATGATAATGTGTAGTGCTACAGTAGCTCTTCAGAGTGTTCCCCAAGTGTTGTTCACCAAAGATGTGTTCCTTGAGATTCCTCATTCCTTCTCATCTACAGATACTAGTGACCTCTGGTTTGTTAAATTCAAAGCTGACATGGATGATACTGTATATGGTGAAATGCACAGGGGTATTTTCCCTCCAGAACATCCCTATGGAGTTATAATGACTAATTCGTTTTCTTCCTACATGATTGTAAATGGGAAGAGATACTTTCGTCCACTAAAGAAAACCCACTTATGTCAATCCAAAAGGTTATTCTGCAAGCTGCTACAAAGCAAGCATCTCAAAAAGATCAAAGGCAAAGACTATGAAGAGTTCGTAGACAAATCATATTCTAATTCCTTCTGGTTTGGTGTCACAAAATTCAGTTCTGACAATGAGAACTACAAGTTCCTGATCTCTGTTTCACAGTACACACCAACTGGTTTCCAAGTGAGTAGTGATATAGTATAATCACTCTTGAGCTTTGGTGGTATGTTGCTTAACATcactacacatacagacagacacagACTCACACACACGTAGCTAGCTGCCTTTGCCATGTGTAAAGTTAAAAGTGGTATCATGGTAACAGCTACTTATCTGTGATTTATGGAAGCTATGTTTTCCCTTAgtctctaccatatccattgagtccgaACAGAGATCTGtttgtgaaaatttcattgctGTAGTCAGcaatgtatatgtgtgtatggcTTCTGGTATTATGCATACATATGCAGTTCTGTGATCACAAGAAGTCAAGTAGGCAGTGGTATATGCAACAACATTGCTGCACTTAATGTATTGTGGTtaaaatataggtaatgatataagaAACATGTTAACTTGAATAGATTTGCATAACACATatccatttaagtagggatcgccccaAAAATTTCGTGCGCTGTCCAAAATTCCacttttgaaaatcatcctagagatatcttatgcgatgaaaatcacctttatggaatagtactagtccacatGATATATAATtaaaacaaaacacttacaggtggtcagatatagaatttttagtttcactgcctgactgacttaccacagttgcaaggctagagcaGCGCATGGCCACTTTTTATGcgacaataacaaactcaccagtgggatgtgcctttttggggttccaatgagtgtaggccctctgtgccttgtcttttcttttatcttcagtcaggctgcttgtcttcttcttcatccaacaaaaccatatcaaggtgttcATTTTCTGCATCAacgctttctttcagcagcatatttaatgccacagaattatttcagggTGTATACTAGCTAAATATCTGCAACTTCGTGATTGGGATCCACCCATCAAAtgaagatctaggtggactaatagcgatagagtatgaAGACCACACCTCTACTtcacagtaaacaagatgacttcaccccttattggtctagctagctgtacaccctttggctgacttgagatactctaatacaacagtcatgtgtgatattctaatagaacagtcacaagttacactgtagatagctgtgctacaacaaaaaactaaacaaactagtatttttttaaaaattgttaatttaaaaataaaatagggatctatgtagtgaaacaagagatgaacaatggtattacagtatagctcagtaggaaagtccctactttggcacattagctataaaattattttgttcactgccaaagtagggactttcccactaagctatgctgtaataccatcattcatctcttgtttcattactttttattgcatagatccctacttcatttttaaattaataattcttTAAAATATTAGTTAACACATAGGGGTTTCCCAAGCACAACAAATAAGGCTTCACTCTtgagatcaatggcaaagtgaacctacaagaagcaaatttgtttGAAATAGCTGTTatcattgcaatatgcatttaatAATTGGCTGTGGACATGAAGTACTACATAGCAAGGAAGGCTATGCaatttttatccccaaaaattTTCCTTGTAGGCCTGTGGAAACAAATAAGGTAAGAtataaaaacatttttttttgaCTGGACCTATACCTCTTCctaattaacttctaaggcttcttttgtggttggggagTTGTTTAAAGGTGGTACTTAGGTGAGTCTTCTCTTAGGATTGTGGCAAAATATAGGTGATCTCTATAACCcactaccatggttcatgatTATCATTAGTGGTTATATTATTGCTATAGGGTGTAAAGCAATATACCACTAAGCAAATGTGGGATCATTGTTCGTCATTCAACTTCGGTTTGGACAAACTGGTGTTCCATCCACAAGTGGCAGAGGATTGTGGCTGGAAAGCTTGCTGTGAAGGAACACATGAAGTATGCACAGGTTCCCCATACATGAGTGCATTTTTGTGATCATACATATCATGTGTTATTATTATACAGGTCACAAAACAGGAGGCAGAACAATTATGTAAAAGTAGTGAGCTTAGAATTCCTGGGATACAGTATACCTTATCCTTAGCACCAACTCAAGCTCACCTACAGATTCCTGGTGTTACTGTAATGGTTACTGGAGCTGACAAGAAACTCTCCTACATTTTAACAACGATGGCACCATCTTCTCATGGTAAATATACCAGCACTGTCACCTGTTATGCAGTATAGTATACACACACGTTTATATAGCTATGACCCGATTCGAAATTTGACCTGTTTACGACAAATCACCTGTTTCATAACAGATGACTGGatttaatattattaattacttTGACCATTTGAAAACCAAATAACTAAGTtgaaaatgggtcaaatttggTTGACCTTTTATCAATCCATTCAAAATAAGTCGATCCATTTTGAAACTATAAGCTTACAGTAGCTATTTCAAGACTATAATAGCTAATTAGTAAAGGTAGCAATACTCATGCCAATTGCTACACACAATCCTAAACACTAAATACTGCTATGCAGTCGGACACTGCTGCAAACCTCAATACTGTTctgttgctgttgctgctgccaCCGCTGCTGATGCTGCTAAATTTGTTCTTGCTGGCAGCAGCTGGTTTCGTTCTTTAGCTACTTTTTGCATATGCAGTTGCCAGCTAATGGCTATCTGCAGCTATTGTTGGCATAATTTGCTTTTGTACCATTTGCAATTTTAAGCATGAGCATGCAAGTGTTGCTTTTACCAGTTGCTGCTTCTTGTTAGCTGTGTGCTCTGTattttgttaattgtgacttgtcaTCAGAGATTAGATATTGCTACTTATATTGTGCAAACCAATCTATAATGATTTctttagctactagctatggAGTCATGCTTTGGTTTTGCAAGCCACAAAATTTGAAATGTCCAAAGAATCCAACCTGAAGTGAAATCAGCAGCAGGTTATAAAGTTTTGATATTAAAGAAACTCTCATTCCATTTTGCATTATTTTGTAGAGCGATAGTAAGTTGCTTATGCTGACCTATTTTAAAACTGATCAACTGGTTTTAAAATGGGTTATAGATTTTAAATTGGGTTGTGACACATGCACACCCACATATAAATATATTTGATATTTTTTTAGCATCTGCATATTATTACCAATCTGAAATGCTCCACACATTGTCAAGACTGTCAGTA
This portion of the Dysidea avara chromosome 12, odDysAvar1.4, whole genome shotgun sequence genome encodes:
- the LOC136240695 gene encoding uncharacterized protein, with the protein product MAVSQESEDVDVARILIFCRNELQQMNIDRIFMALEHRNVVPKGTANVMVQKPASQKSNVLIQVLQSQGVQGFRAFLEICAAESDPKYQEHSRNFLSVVSVYPGYEEWGIEAATQVFSSDELKGLKHSFIQIGDNGVVTVGRDVNTYYDPVHGITLHVPEDSLPQHVEKVEVTIKVGFTEHQLDSDMIMCSATVALQSVPQVLFTKDVFLEIPHSFSSTDTSDLWFVKFKADMDDTVYGEMHRGIFPPEHPYGVIMTNSFSSYMIVNGKRYFRPLKKTHLCQSKRLFCKLLQSKHLKKIKGKDYEEFVDKSYSNSFWFGVTKFSSDNENYKFLISVSQYTPTGFQGVKQYTTKQMWDHCSSFNFGLDKLVFHPQVAEDCGWKACCEGTHEVTKQEAEQLCKSSELRIPGIQYTLSLAPTQAHLQIPGVTVMVTGADKKLSYILTTMAPSSHASAYYYQSEMLHTLSRLSVEPNDFLQQLAYRLPVWKPVAQMLGLTESDLDHIDYDVPSSFPGEKAYQAFLRWMQKEGHHGATYDVLLLALCRATNISDCKSITNAWWYADQYLNTVAKESMVVLP